The following coding sequences are from one Pseudonocardia sp. HH130630-07 window:
- a CDS encoding AAA family ATPase yields MTTARAAGSIDDDVPPPAAGAEPNREGPLVLYLPGRSLLLVAGLPGAGKSTLLAGLAGIEGVRVLDSGSARSALAGRLPAGTPYPVYRWLTHLVHRASVAGVCAGPVPTVVVHLPATAPRVRAVVRGLARLTRRDPHLLWLDVPADEALDGQRARGRVVRPRPFAAHARRAERTAVRLRTGLEPGWTSIRSTDRSGARRGLALAQ; encoded by the coding sequence ATGACCACCGCCCGCGCCGCCGGATCGATCGACGACGACGTGCCGCCCCCCGCCGCCGGGGCGGAGCCGAACCGGGAGGGGCCGCTCGTCCTGTACCTGCCGGGCCGGTCCCTGCTGCTGGTCGCGGGCCTGCCCGGAGCGGGGAAGTCGACGCTGCTCGCGGGCCTTGCCGGGATCGAGGGGGTGCGCGTCCTCGACTCGGGATCGGCCCGGTCGGCGCTGGCGGGCCGGCTCCCGGCCGGGACGCCCTACCCCGTCTACCGCTGGCTGACCCACCTGGTGCACCGGGCGTCGGTGGCGGGAGTGTGCGCCGGGCCGGTGCCGACCGTCGTGGTGCACCTGCCGGCGACCGCGCCGCGGGTCCGGGCCGTGGTCCGCGGGCTCGCCCGGCTGACCCGCCGCGACCCGCACCTGCTGTGGCTCGACGTGCCCGCCGATGAGGCGCTCGACGGGCAGCGGGCCCGCGGCCGCGTGGTGCGGCCCCGGCCGTTCGCCGCGCACGCCCGCCGGGCCGAGCGGACCGCCGTCCGGCTGCGTACGGGGCTCGAACCGGGCTGGACCTCGATCCGCAGCACCGATCGCTCCGGCGCCCGCCGGGGTCTGGCACTGGCCCAGTAG
- a CDS encoding helix-turn-helix domain-containing protein has translation MSDATAVAAAASSKDPSVGLAAVAALRGLQESLEELQVTNARDQGWSWQQIADVLRISRQAVHKKYRRLGL, from the coding sequence ATGAGTGATGCGACGGCGGTGGCCGCGGCGGCGTCCAGCAAGGACCCGTCGGTCGGTCTGGCGGCGGTGGCGGCCCTGCGCGGCCTGCAGGAGTCCCTGGAGGAGCTCCAGGTGACCAACGCCCGGGACCAGGGCTGGTCCTGGCAGCAGATCGCCGACGTGCTGCGGATCAGCCGGCAGGCGGTGCACAAGAAGTACCGGCGACTCGGTCTGTAG
- a CDS encoding CPBP family intramembrane glutamic endopeptidase has product MSYAPGSAPGPYGPPAGAFGLSPSPTPRVRWGLWAFLAVEIVFLGASAVLGRIVDIDSAGAVLLAIAVPTMLAALTCVGWTLWRGDGPAPDLGLRFRWEDVGAGLLIGLAGLFVTVPAAFGYLYLVGPDLTTSVSVAFEGIRSSWPVALAVMVGVVVIAPVCEEIVYRGLLWNAVAKWVTRPWLVGLIVTAAFSLAHLELLRAPLLFVVALPLAVARLLTGRLTAGIVAHAVNNFLPGLALALMLVGAVPVV; this is encoded by the coding sequence ATGAGCTACGCGCCCGGTTCCGCCCCCGGCCCGTACGGGCCTCCGGCCGGGGCGTTCGGCCTGTCCCCGTCCCCGACACCCCGGGTCCGCTGGGGGCTGTGGGCGTTCCTGGCCGTCGAGATCGTGTTCCTCGGTGCGTCGGCGGTGCTGGGGCGGATCGTCGACATCGACTCGGCGGGTGCGGTGCTGCTGGCGATCGCCGTGCCGACGATGCTGGCCGCGCTCACCTGCGTCGGCTGGACGCTGTGGCGCGGTGACGGCCCGGCACCCGATCTCGGTCTGCGGTTCCGCTGGGAGGACGTCGGCGCCGGCCTGCTGATCGGGCTGGCCGGGCTGTTCGTCACCGTCCCGGCCGCGTTCGGGTACCTGTACCTGGTCGGCCCGGACCTCACGACGTCGGTGAGCGTCGCGTTCGAGGGGATCCGGTCGAGCTGGCCGGTCGCGCTGGCCGTGATGGTCGGCGTCGTGGTGATCGCGCCGGTCTGCGAGGAGATCGTCTACCGCGGGCTGCTCTGGAACGCCGTCGCGAAGTGGGTCACCCGGCCCTGGCTGGTCGGGCTGATCGTGACGGCCGCGTTCTCGCTGGCCCACCTGGAACTGCTGCGGGCGCCGCTGCTGTTCGTGGTGGCCCTGCCACTGGCCGTGGCCCGGCTGCTCACCGGCCGGTTGACCGCCGGCATCGTGGCGCACGCGGTGAACAACTTCCTGCCCGGCCTGGCGCTGGCCCTCATGCTGGTCGGGGCCGTCCCCGTGGTGTGA
- the rpsP gene encoding 30S ribosomal protein S16, with product MAVKIKLMRLGKIRQPYYRVVVADSRTRRNGRAIETIGKYHPKNEPSLIEIDSERAQYWLGVGAQPTETVQNLLEVTGDWQKFKGLPGTEGTLKPQPEKVDKLARFQQALAEANDEPSTAATTPRKKGGDRAGKTADAAPAGAATASDDVAAATKDAAEPATES from the coding sequence GTGGCCGTCAAGATCAAGCTGATGCGTCTGGGCAAGATCCGTCAGCCGTACTACCGCGTCGTCGTCGCGGACTCCCGTACGCGCCGCAACGGCCGGGCCATCGAGACCATCGGCAAGTACCACCCGAAGAACGAGCCGAGCCTCATCGAGATCGACTCGGAGCGGGCGCAGTACTGGCTGGGTGTCGGTGCGCAGCCGACCGAGACGGTGCAGAACCTGCTCGAGGTCACCGGTGACTGGCAGAAGTTCAAGGGCCTGCCGGGCACCGAGGGCACCCTGAAGCCGCAGCCGGAGAAGGTCGACAAGCTCGCCCGCTTCCAGCAGGCGCTGGCCGAGGCGAACGACGAGCCGAGCACCGCGGCCACCACGCCGAGGAAGAAGGGTGGCGACCGGGCCGGCAAGACCGCCGACGCCGCTCCGGCCGGTGCCGCCACCGCGAGCGACGACGTCGCCGCCGCCACGAAGGACGCCGCCGAGCCTGCCACCGAGTCGTGA
- a CDS encoding RNA-binding protein: protein MTVLADALEHLVRGIVDHPDEVRVDLVTGRRGRILEVRVHPDDLGKVIGRNGRTATALRNVIGGVGGRGVRVDVVDTDR from the coding sequence ATGACCGTGCTGGCGGATGCGCTCGAGCACCTCGTGCGCGGCATCGTCGACCACCCGGACGAGGTCCGGGTGGACCTGGTGACCGGGCGGCGCGGCCGGATCCTGGAGGTCCGGGTGCACCCGGACGACCTCGGCAAGGTGATCGGCCGCAACGGCCGCACCGCCACCGCGCTGCGCAACGTCATCGGCGGCGTGGGCGGTCGCGGGGTGCGGGTCGACGTCGTCGACACCGACCGGTGA
- a CDS encoding MgtC/SapB family protein, with translation MPDGWSDPLWSTTAQWDLLPPVLLALLLTTAIGLEREAGAKSAGLRTHVLVGVGAAVFMVISKYGFADLLGVEHVTLDPSRIAAQIVSGIGFVGAGLIFVRQDVVRGLTTAATIWLAAAVGTACGAGLPLLAVLATAAHFLVTRGLQPLARAVRRRRRSPPVLHIRYDDGLGVLRGVLARCTDAGFSVAGVAVHRESVATDGARVAALTLRLDGRGDLAGLAAALAETTGVRSAETRADPTEDPDDTDPADPRRA, from the coding sequence ATGCCCGACGGCTGGTCCGACCCGCTGTGGTCGACGACGGCCCAGTGGGACCTGCTGCCCCCGGTCCTGCTGGCCCTGCTGCTGACGACGGCGATCGGCCTGGAGCGGGAGGCCGGGGCCAAGAGCGCCGGCCTGCGCACGCACGTGCTGGTCGGCGTCGGCGCCGCGGTGTTCATGGTGATCTCGAAGTACGGTTTCGCCGACCTGCTCGGCGTCGAGCACGTCACGCTCGACCCGTCCCGGATCGCCGCGCAGATCGTCTCCGGGATCGGATTCGTCGGCGCCGGGCTGATCTTCGTCCGGCAGGACGTCGTCCGCGGGCTGACCACGGCGGCGACGATCTGGCTGGCCGCCGCCGTCGGCACCGCCTGCGGGGCGGGCCTGCCGCTGCTCGCCGTGCTGGCCACCGCCGCGCACTTCCTGGTGACCCGCGGTCTGCAGCCGCTGGCCCGGGCGGTCCGGCGCCGCCGGCGCAGCCCCCCGGTGCTGCACATCCGCTACGACGACGGCCTGGGTGTGCTGCGCGGCGTCCTGGCCCGCTGTACCGACGCCGGGTTCTCGGTCGCGGGGGTGGCCGTGCACCGGGAGTCCGTCGCCACCGACGGCGCCCGGGTGGCCGCGCTGACCCTGCGCCTGGACGGTCGCGGCGACCTCGCCGGGCTGGCCGCCGCACTCGCCGAGACGACCGGCGTCCGGTCCGCCGAGACCCGTGCCGACCCGACCGAGGACCCGGACGACACGGACCCGGCCGACCCGCGCCGAGCCTGA
- the rimM gene encoding ribosome maturation factor RimM (Essential for efficient processing of 16S rRNA) — translation MTSSTSRTTDAGRDEVLVGVVVRVHGLRGEVVVEPRTDEPRERFATGSVLHGRHRRAPGPGPLVVAAARAHSGRWLVLFEGVSDRDAAEALRGVQLVLPTAELAEPDDAEEFHVHQLTGLRVELTDGTPAGTVRDVVHGPGGSLLVVARPAGHEAMVPFVAAIVPEVDVAGGRIVLDPPDGLLDPED, via the coding sequence GTGACCAGCAGTACCTCACGCACCACCGACGCCGGCCGGGACGAAGTCCTGGTCGGCGTCGTCGTGCGTGTACACGGTCTGCGTGGCGAGGTCGTCGTCGAGCCGCGTACGGACGAGCCGCGCGAGCGGTTCGCCACCGGCTCGGTGCTGCACGGCAGGCACCGCCGGGCCCCGGGCCCCGGGCCGCTGGTCGTGGCCGCGGCCCGGGCGCACTCCGGGCGCTGGCTGGTGCTGTTCGAGGGCGTCTCCGACCGGGACGCCGCCGAGGCCCTGCGCGGGGTCCAGCTCGTCCTGCCGACGGCGGAGCTGGCCGAGCCCGACGACGCCGAGGAGTTCCACGTCCACCAGCTCACCGGGCTGCGGGTGGAGCTGACCGACGGGACGCCGGCCGGCACCGTGCGCGACGTGGTCCACGGGCCCGGCGGGTCCCTGCTGGTCGTGGCCCGGCCGGCCGGGCACGAGGCGATGGTCCCGTTCGTGGCCGCGATCGTGCCGGAGGTCGACGTCGCCGGTGGGCGGATCGTGCTCGACCCGCCGGACGGGCTGCTCGACCCCGAGGACTGA
- a CDS encoding Clp protease N-terminal domain-containing protein → MFEKFADAARRAVVLAQEQARDQGSDRILPEHLLLGVLRCPGSPGEELLRAAGAGAAAVERELARAEPGDAAALATLGIDLGEVRRAAEESFGAGALERTGGRRGRWFAGHIPFDRGTKKALELALREAVRIGDRHVGTEHLVLGLLHPEHAAAQALGRLGITLTAMRSTVADRPGRRAG, encoded by the coding sequence GTGTTCGAGAAGTTCGCCGACGCGGCCCGCCGGGCCGTGGTGCTCGCCCAGGAGCAGGCCCGCGACCAAGGCTCCGACCGGATCCTGCCGGAGCACCTGCTGCTCGGCGTCCTGCGCTGTCCCGGCTCGCCGGGGGAGGAGCTGCTGCGCGCCGCCGGTGCCGGCGCCGCCGCCGTCGAGCGGGAGCTCGCCCGCGCGGAGCCCGGCGACGCCGCGGCGCTCGCGACCCTCGGCATCGACCTCGGCGAGGTGCGCCGGGCGGCCGAGGAGTCGTTCGGCGCCGGGGCGCTGGAGCGGACCGGGGGTCGCCGGGGGCGCTGGTTCGCCGGGCACATCCCGTTCGACCGCGGCACGAAGAAGGCGCTGGAGCTGGCGCTGCGCGAGGCCGTCCGGATCGGTGACCGGCACGTCGGCACCGAGCACCTGGTGCTCGGGCTGCTGCACCCGGAGCACGCGGCCGCGCAGGCCCTGGGACGGCTCGGCATCACCCTGACCGCGATGCGCTCCACGGTCGCCGACCGCCCGGGCCGCCGGGCGGGATGA
- a CDS encoding amidohydrolase family protein, translated as MGDLRAVPATGWRLRGTLLGATGAAGAELYVDGSGRISPEPLTGAEDLVTSGWIVPGLVDAHCHVGLGPQGPVTDLEECAAQARTDRDAGALLLRDCGSPVDTSPLQGRADLPEIIRAGRHVARPKRYIPGLATELDDPGLLVDEVRAQAARGDGWVKLVGDWIDRGLGDGADLAPLWPDEVLADAIAAAHEAGARVTAHVFGTDALPGLIRAGIDCIEHGPGLTDDLIAEMAARGTALVPTLINVETFPSIAEKATRYPRYAGHMRDLHAHAWEIVGRAIEAGVPVYAGTDAGGGIRHGRIADEVAELARAGHPDPIGAASWAARDWLGRPAGPVAGAPADLVVYDRDPRDDLAALCSPSLVLVRGRPVSVGT; from the coding sequence ATGGGCGATCTCCGCGCGGTCCCGGCGACCGGATGGCGGCTCCGCGGGACCCTGCTCGGCGCCACCGGTGCCGCGGGAGCCGAGCTGTACGTCGACGGTTCGGGGCGGATCAGCCCCGAACCGCTCACCGGCGCCGAGGACCTGGTCACCTCCGGCTGGATCGTCCCGGGGCTGGTCGACGCGCACTGCCACGTCGGGCTCGGGCCCCAGGGGCCGGTCACCGACCTGGAGGAGTGCGCGGCCCAGGCCCGCACCGACCGCGACGCCGGGGCCCTGCTCCTGCGCGACTGCGGGTCCCCGGTCGACACCTCGCCGCTGCAGGGCCGTGCGGACCTCCCCGAGATCATCCGGGCCGGGCGGCACGTGGCGCGCCCGAAGCGCTACATCCCCGGGCTCGCCACCGAGCTGGACGACCCGGGGCTGCTCGTCGACGAGGTCCGCGCCCAGGCCGCCCGCGGTGACGGCTGGGTGAAGCTCGTCGGGGACTGGATCGACCGCGGTCTCGGCGACGGCGCCGACCTCGCGCCGCTGTGGCCGGACGAGGTGCTCGCCGACGCGATCGCCGCCGCGCACGAGGCCGGCGCCCGGGTGACCGCGCACGTGTTCGGCACCGACGCGCTGCCCGGCCTGATCCGGGCCGGGATCGACTGCATCGAGCACGGGCCCGGTCTCACCGACGACCTGATCGCCGAGATGGCCGCCCGGGGCACCGCGCTGGTGCCGACGCTGATCAACGTCGAGACCTTCCCGTCGATCGCGGAGAAGGCGACGCGCTACCCCCGCTACGCCGGTCACATGCGGGACCTGCACGCGCACGCCTGGGAGATCGTCGGACGGGCGATCGAGGCCGGGGTGCCGGTCTACGCCGGGACCGACGCGGGCGGTGGCATCCGGCACGGCCGGATCGCCGACGAGGTCGCCGAGCTGGCCAGGGCCGGGCACCCGGACCCGATCGGCGCCGCGAGCTGGGCCGCCCGCGACTGGCTGGGCCGGCCCGCCGGACCGGTCGCCGGGGCGCCGGCGGACCTGGTCGTCTACGACCGTGATCCGCGCGACGACCTGGCGGCGCTGTGCAGCCCGTCGCTGGTACTGGTCCGCGGGCGTCCGGTATCAGTGGGTACATGA
- the ffh gene encoding signal recognition particle protein encodes MFDSLSERLGSTLQGLRGKGRLSDADIDATAREIRIALLEADVALPVVRAFITKIKDRAKGSEVSQALNPAQQVVKIVNEELVAILGGETRRLNLAKEPPTVIMLAGLQGAGKTTLAGKLARWLKGQGHTPLLVACDLQRPNAVNQLQIVGERAGVPTYAPHPGATGSGELPEGPGDPVGVARDGIAHARDKQYDVVVVDTAGRLGVDEELMRQASDIRTAVQPDEVLFVVDAMIGQDAVTTAEAFRDGVGFTGVVLTKLDGDARGGAALSVREVTGQPILFASNGEKLEDFDVFHPDRMSSRILGMGDLLTLIEQAEQVFDAEQSAAAAQKIGSGELTLEDFLQQMLQLRKMGPIGNILNMLPGANQGQMKAALDQVDDRQIDRLQAIIRGMTPAERDDPKMINASRRLRIANGSGVTVSDVNDLVNRFYEARKMMKQMAGQFGFGGGRKATKKVPKNARKAKQAKKGRRSGNPANRAGQSGGPDLSNLPPSLQQLPPGLAGLDQLPPGFDPSKLDFGKKK; translated from the coding sequence GTGTTCGACTCCCTCTCCGAGCGGCTCGGATCCACGCTGCAGGGTCTCCGCGGCAAGGGCCGGCTCTCCGACGCCGACATCGACGCCACCGCGCGCGAGATCCGGATCGCGCTGCTGGAGGCGGACGTCGCCCTGCCGGTGGTCCGCGCCTTCATCACGAAGATCAAGGACCGGGCCAAGGGCTCGGAGGTCTCGCAGGCCCTGAACCCGGCCCAGCAGGTCGTGAAGATCGTCAACGAGGAACTCGTGGCGATCCTCGGCGGCGAGACCCGCCGGCTGAACCTGGCCAAGGAACCACCGACGGTCATCATGCTGGCCGGTCTGCAGGGTGCGGGTAAGACGACCCTGGCCGGCAAGCTGGCCCGCTGGCTGAAGGGGCAGGGGCACACCCCGCTGCTCGTGGCCTGTGACCTGCAGCGGCCGAACGCGGTCAACCAGCTGCAGATCGTCGGCGAGCGGGCCGGGGTGCCGACCTACGCCCCGCACCCGGGCGCCACCGGCTCCGGCGAGCTGCCCGAGGGCCCCGGCGACCCGGTGGGCGTGGCCCGCGACGGGATCGCGCACGCGAGGGACAAGCAGTACGACGTCGTCGTCGTCGACACCGCGGGCCGGCTCGGTGTCGACGAGGAGCTGATGCGCCAGGCGTCCGACATCCGCACGGCGGTGCAGCCGGACGAGGTGCTGTTCGTCGTCGACGCGATGATCGGTCAGGACGCGGTCACCACCGCCGAGGCGTTCCGCGACGGTGTGGGCTTCACCGGTGTCGTCCTCACCAAGCTCGACGGCGACGCCCGCGGCGGTGCCGCGCTCTCGGTCCGTGAGGTCACCGGCCAGCCGATCCTGTTCGCCTCGAACGGGGAGAAGCTGGAGGACTTCGACGTCTTCCACCCGGACCGGATGTCCTCGCGCATCCTCGGGATGGGCGACCTGCTGACCCTGATCGAGCAGGCCGAGCAGGTCTTCGACGCCGAGCAGTCGGCCGCGGCCGCGCAGAAGATCGGCTCCGGCGAGCTGACCCTGGAGGACTTCCTCCAGCAGATGCTGCAGCTGCGCAAGATGGGCCCGATCGGGAACATCCTCAACATGCTCCCCGGCGCGAACCAGGGGCAGATGAAGGCGGCGCTGGACCAGGTCGACGATCGGCAGATCGACCGGCTCCAGGCCATCATCCGCGGCATGACCCCGGCCGAGCGCGACGACCCGAAGATGATCAACGCGTCCCGGCGGCTGCGCATCGCGAACGGCTCCGGCGTCACCGTCTCCGACGTGAACGACCTGGTCAACCGGTTCTACGAAGCCCGCAAGATGATGAAGCAGATGGCCGGTCAGTTCGGCTTCGGCGGCGGGCGCAAGGCCACCAAGAAGGTCCCGAAGAACGCGCGCAAGGCCAAGCAGGCGAAGAAGGGCCGGCGCAGCGGCAACCCGGCGAACCGGGCCGGCCAGTCCGGCGGCCCCGACCTGTCGAACCTGCCGCCGAGCCTGCAGCAGCTCCCGCCGGGGCTCGCCGGGCTCGACCAGCTGCCGCCCGGGTTCGACCCGTCGAAGCTGGACTTCGGCAAGAAGAAGTGA
- the trmD gene encoding tRNA (guanosine(37)-N1)-methyltransferase TrmD produces the protein MRIDVVTIFPSYLGPLREALLGRAIERGLLDVAVHDLRDWTHDVHQAVDDAPYGGGPGMVMRPQVWGDALDDVLGEPPGADGAPARLVVPTPAGRPFTQATARAWASEERLVFACGRYEGIDERVLLDARSRGIAVDEVSIGDYVLVGGEVAVLVMVEAVARLLPGVLGNPRSAAEDSFSDGLLEGPSYTRPETWRGLAVPDVLRSGNHAAIDRWRRDRSLERTRDRRPDLLDALPEDALSRADRAVLADGGAGPGDRPAG, from the coding sequence GTGCGGATCGACGTCGTCACCATCTTCCCGTCCTACCTCGGACCGTTGCGCGAGGCACTGCTGGGGCGGGCGATCGAGCGCGGGCTGCTCGACGTCGCGGTGCACGACCTGCGGGACTGGACGCACGACGTGCACCAGGCCGTCGACGACGCGCCCTACGGCGGCGGACCCGGCATGGTCATGCGCCCCCAGGTCTGGGGCGACGCGCTCGACGACGTGCTCGGCGAACCGCCCGGGGCGGACGGCGCGCCGGCCCGGCTCGTCGTCCCCACCCCGGCCGGGCGGCCCTTCACCCAGGCGACCGCGCGGGCGTGGGCGTCCGAGGAGCGCCTGGTCTTCGCCTGCGGCCGGTACGAGGGCATCGACGAGCGCGTACTGCTCGACGCCCGGTCCCGCGGCATCGCGGTCGACGAGGTCTCGATCGGTGACTACGTGCTGGTCGGGGGCGAGGTCGCGGTGCTGGTGATGGTCGAGGCCGTCGCGCGGCTGCTGCCGGGGGTGCTCGGCAACCCGCGTTCGGCCGCGGAGGACTCGTTCTCCGACGGCCTGCTGGAGGGGCCGTCCTACACCCGGCCGGAGACGTGGCGCGGGCTCGCGGTGCCGGACGTCCTGCGCAGCGGCAACCACGCGGCGATCGACCGGTGGCGCCGGGACCGGTCGCTCGAACGCACCCGGGACCGGCGGCCGGACCTGCTCGACGCGCTGCCGGAGGACGCGCTGAGCCGGGCCGACCGGGCCGTGCTGGCCGACGGTGGCGCCGGACCGGGTGACCGGCCCGCCGGCTGA
- a CDS encoding [protein-PII] uridylyltransferase, whose protein sequence is MSVLGSGEAADLVGAKSLLLAAGGRQHHGPEALRAALVDLHDFWLSSRCATLGFGGTGSGVALVAVGALGRRELCPYSDLDLVLLHDGRSGVDGLAEQLWYPLWDAGLGLDHSVRTPGQAVQVAATDLRAAFGLLEARHIAGDGALVTTVRDAVRQAWRAGIRGRFDEIADTAAERWRRSGDVAHRIEPDLKNGHGGLRDVALIDALATAQLVDRPSAEIAAARTLLLDVRTELHRRSGRARDVLRAQDADEIAAQMDLGDRFDLARALSGGARAVAFGAEVALRQARAALPRRGLAALRRAPVRRPLDSGVVEHAGEVGLARDASAAKDPALVLRVAATAARTGLPVSAGTLTRLADTAPELRAPWPRAALAELLGLLGTGHGMVGVIESLDRTGLWGRLFPEWGAVRDLPPRDRTHVWTVDRHLVEVAAAAARLTTRVSRPDLLLLAALLHDIGKGRDGDHSVVGESLVRQVGERLGLRPPDVALLAAAVRHHLLLPHTATRRDPDDPATVARVLDTLRSAVDGDRAVGVLLELLDALAEADSLGTGPGVWSPWRRTLVQGLAGRCRAALDGRPFVPPGPPDPAYGEMADAVAGDGRPQVRFATTDDVSTVTVALPDRRGALSAVAGVLALHSLQVHTADLTVHPVGAAGTPPGRPAAPAPDAATEPPEPPGPPVSLVRDAVAVLTFAVTPRFGGLPDPALVRSDLVRVLGGSLGLADALARKERDYAPSDPEVERTAPPRVLWFDDEATGAVVLELRGTDRIGLLHHVTAALERCGVDLLWARVETLGSSVVDAFGIGGVAEPAARHRLEREVLTAAARRAVVSRS, encoded by the coding sequence ATGTCGGTCCTCGGGTCGGGCGAGGCAGCTGATCTGGTCGGAGCGAAGTCGTTGCTGCTGGCGGCGGGCGGTCGTCAGCACCACGGACCGGAGGCGTTGCGGGCCGCGCTGGTCGACCTGCACGACTTCTGGCTCTCCTCGCGCTGCGCGACCCTCGGGTTCGGCGGCACCGGCAGCGGGGTCGCCTTGGTCGCGGTCGGTGCGCTCGGCCGGCGCGAGCTCTGCCCGTACTCCGACCTCGATCTCGTCCTGCTGCACGACGGCCGCTCCGGCGTCGACGGCCTCGCCGAGCAGCTCTGGTACCCGCTGTGGGACGCCGGGCTCGGCCTCGACCACTCGGTCCGCACCCCCGGGCAGGCCGTGCAGGTGGCCGCCACCGACCTGCGCGCCGCGTTCGGGCTGCTGGAGGCCCGGCACATCGCCGGGGACGGCGCGCTCGTCACGACCGTCCGGGATGCGGTCCGCCAGGCGTGGCGGGCCGGGATCCGCGGCCGGTTCGACGAGATCGCCGACACCGCGGCCGAGCGCTGGCGGCGCAGCGGCGACGTCGCGCACCGGATCGAGCCCGACCTGAAGAACGGGCACGGCGGGCTGCGCGACGTCGCGCTGATCGACGCGCTGGCGACCGCGCAGCTCGTCGACCGGCCGTCGGCGGAGATCGCCGCGGCCCGCACGCTGCTGCTCGACGTCCGCACCGAGCTGCACCGCCGCTCGGGCCGGGCCCGGGACGTGCTGCGCGCCCAGGACGCCGACGAGATCGCCGCCCAGATGGATCTCGGTGACCGGTTCGACCTGGCCCGCGCGCTGTCCGGTGGTGCGCGGGCGGTCGCGTTCGGGGCCGAGGTCGCGCTGCGCCAGGCCCGCGCCGCGCTGCCCCGGCGCGGGCTCGCCGCGCTGCGCCGGGCGCCGGTCCGGCGGCCGCTGGACTCCGGCGTCGTCGAGCACGCGGGGGAGGTCGGCCTGGCCCGGGACGCCTCGGCGGCGAAGGACCCGGCGCTCGTCCTGCGGGTCGCGGCCACCGCGGCGCGCACCGGGCTGCCGGTCTCGGCGGGCACGCTCACCCGGCTCGCCGACACCGCGCCGGAGCTGCGTGCCCCGTGGCCGCGGGCCGCGCTGGCCGAGCTGCTGGGCCTGCTCGGGACCGGGCACGGCATGGTCGGGGTGATCGAGTCGCTGGACCGGACCGGGCTGTGGGGACGGCTGTTCCCGGAGTGGGGCGCGGTGCGGGACCTGCCACCACGGGACCGGACGCACGTCTGGACCGTCGACCGGCACCTCGTCGAGGTCGCCGCCGCCGCGGCCCGGCTGACCACCCGGGTCTCCCGGCCGGACCTGCTGCTGCTCGCGGCGCTGCTGCACGACATCGGCAAGGGGCGCGACGGGGACCACTCGGTGGTGGGGGAGTCGCTGGTCCGCCAGGTGGGCGAACGCCTGGGCCTGCGCCCGCCCGACGTCGCGCTGCTCGCCGCGGCGGTCCGCCACCACCTGCTGCTCCCGCACACCGCGACCCGCCGGGACCCCGACGACCCGGCCACCGTGGCCCGGGTGCTCGACACGCTGCGCTCGGCCGTCGACGGCGACCGGGCCGTCGGGGTGCTCCTCGAACTCCTCGACGCGCTCGCCGAGGCCGACTCGCTGGGTACCGGTCCCGGCGTGTGGAGCCCGTGGCGGCGGACCCTGGTGCAGGGGCTGGCCGGTCGCTGCCGCGCCGCACTGGACGGCCGCCCGTTCGTCCCGCCCGGCCCGCCGGACCCGGCGTACGGCGAGATGGCCGACGCGGTGGCCGGGGACGGCCGTCCGCAGGTCCGGTTCGCCACCACCGACGACGTCTCCACCGTCACCGTCGCGCTGCCGGACCGGCGCGGGGCGCTCTCGGCGGTCGCCGGGGTGCTCGCCCTGCACTCGCTGCAGGTGCACACCGCCGACCTGACCGTCCACCCGGTGGGCGCCGCCGGCACCCCGCCCGGGCGCCCCGCCGCCCCGGCGCCCGATGCCGCCACGGAGCCGCCGGAGCCGCCGGGGCCGCCGGTTTCGCTGGTGCGCGACGCCGTCGCGGTGCTGACCTTCGCCGTCACCCCGCGGTTCGGCGGCCTGCCCGATCCGGCGCTGGTGCGCTCGGACCTGGTGCGGGTGCTCGGCGGCTCGCTGGGGCTGGCCGACGCGCTCGCCCGCAAGGAACGCGACTACGCCCCGTCGGACCCGGAGGTGGAGCGGACCGCGCCACCGCGGGTGCTGTGGTTCGACGACGAGGCCACCGGCGCCGTCGTGCTCGAACTGCGCGGGACCGACCGGATCGGCCTGCTGCACCACGTCACCGCCGCGCTGGAGCGGTGCGGGGTGGACCTGCTGTGGGCCAGGGTGGAGACGCTCGGCTCCTCGGTCGTCGACGCGTTCGGGATCGGCGGGGTCGCCGAGCCCGCAGCCCGGCACCGGCTCGAACGCGAGGTGCTGACGGCCGCGGCGCGGCGGGCCGTCGTCTCCCGCAGCTGA